In a genomic window of Streptomyces koelreuteriae:
- a CDS encoding ferredoxin → MRVELDVPKCVASGQCVMAAPDVFDQRDDDGVAILLEERPGEELRGEVEEAVAICPAAAIRLVQS, encoded by the coding sequence ATGCGTGTGGAACTGGACGTTCCGAAGTGCGTGGCGTCGGGCCAGTGCGTGATGGCCGCCCCTGACGTCTTCGACCAGCGGGACGACGACGGTGTGGCGATCCTGCTGGAGGAGCGGCCCGGCGAGGAGCTGCGCGGCGAGGTGGAGGAGGCCGTGGCGATCTGCCCGGCCGCCGCGATCCGGCTGGTGCAGTCGTGA
- a CDS encoding cytochrome P450, translated as MSDALSCPVTGATGPLPEYPLPRAEQCPLAPAPVAQELRNEKPITKVRIWNGSTPWLVTRHADQRALLPDSRVSDDDLDPGFPYVNAHRAEIAPITPRLITNTDAPEHTRLRRTVNGPFVVKRIEKMREPVQKIVDELIDRMLAGPGQVDLLKAIALPVPSLVIAELLGVPYEDHDFFQRSSSLVLDGSAAPEEARKASGALAAYLDNLIKLKTADPDDDVLSEMAGRVQAGEMTHSEAVHMGVAMLIAGHETTATMISLGTLALLQHPDQLALLRETDDPKLIANAVDEVLRYLSIVQTGVRRVAKDDIEIGDVVIRKGDGIIFDLHAANWDPEVFPEAERLDITRPARIHQAFGYGPHQCLGQNLARLELQVVYGTLYRRIPTLRLDAAIEDLEFDHTGTTYGVHSLPVAW; from the coding sequence ATGTCCGATGCCCTGTCCTGCCCCGTCACCGGCGCCACCGGCCCGCTGCCCGAGTACCCGCTGCCGCGCGCCGAACAGTGCCCGCTGGCCCCGGCCCCGGTCGCCCAGGAACTGCGGAACGAGAAGCCGATCACCAAGGTGCGGATCTGGAACGGCAGTACGCCCTGGCTGGTCACCCGCCACGCCGACCAGCGGGCCCTGCTGCCCGACTCCCGCGTCAGCGACGACGACCTCGACCCCGGCTTCCCGTACGTCAACGCGCACCGGGCGGAGATCGCGCCGATCACCCCGCGGCTGATCACCAACACGGACGCCCCGGAGCACACGCGGCTGCGGCGGACCGTGAACGGGCCGTTCGTGGTCAAGCGGATCGAGAAGATGCGCGAGCCGGTCCAGAAGATCGTCGACGAGCTGATCGACCGGATGCTCGCCGGCCCCGGCCAGGTCGATCTGCTCAAGGCGATCGCGCTGCCGGTGCCGTCCCTGGTCATCGCCGAACTGCTCGGAGTGCCGTACGAGGACCACGACTTCTTCCAGCGCAGCAGCAGCCTGGTGCTGGACGGTTCGGCGGCGCCGGAGGAGGCCAGGAAGGCCAGCGGCGCGCTCGCCGCCTACCTGGACAACCTCATCAAGCTGAAGACGGCCGACCCGGACGACGACGTGCTGTCGGAGATGGCCGGCCGTGTCCAGGCCGGCGAGATGACACACAGCGAGGCCGTGCACATGGGCGTGGCGATGCTGATCGCCGGCCATGAGACCACCGCGACGATGATCAGCCTCGGCACCCTCGCCCTGCTCCAGCACCCCGACCAGCTCGCCCTGTTGCGCGAGACCGACGACCCGAAGCTGATCGCGAACGCGGTCGACGAGGTGCTGCGCTATCTGTCCATCGTCCAGACCGGCGTACGCCGGGTCGCCAAGGACGACATCGAAATCGGTGACGTCGTCATCCGCAAGGGCGACGGCATCATCTTCGACCTGCACGCCGCGAACTGGGACCCGGAGGTCTTCCCCGAGGCCGAGCGCCTCGACATCACCCGCCCGGCCCGAATCCACCAGGCCTTCGGCTACGGCCCCCACCAGTGCCTCGGCCAGAACCTGGCCCGCCTGGAACTCCAGGTCGTCTACGGCACCCTCTACCGCCGCATCCCGACCCTGCGGCTGGACGCGGCGATCGAGGACCTGGAGTTCGACCACACCGGGACCACCTACGGCGTGCACAGCCTGCCCGTGGCCTGGTGA
- a CDS encoding MFS transporter has protein sequence MSHPVTGHAKAGSSAPPRSNAVVGVLAFAGIVVSLMQTLVIPIVPELPRYLDASPSNAAWAITATLLAAAVATPVVGRLGDMFGKRRLLLVSVVLLVSGSVVCALSDSLVPMVVGRTLQGLSAAVVPLGISIMRDVLPAERLAGSTALMSASLGVGGALGLPAAAFIADRYDWHMLFWISAALGVLALALLVLIVPESKVRTGGSFDLPGALGLSAALVSLLLAVSKGGDWGWTSGTTLGLFATAVVVFLLWGRYELRTAQPLVDLRTTARRQVLFTNLASIALGFSMFAVSLVLPQVLQLPEQTGYGLGKSMLAVGLILAPQGLVMMAMSAVSAALTKAKGPKVTLMIGAVVVAAGYALSLALMSEVWHIVLVACVIGGGVGFAYGAMPALIMAAVPASETAAANSLNTLMRSMGTSFASALAGVILAQLTTDFGGHALPSENGFKTVMAIGAGAALLAFLLASFLPRRQAAGEPAEPAEAPAETAVV, from the coding sequence ATGTCCCACCCCGTCACCGGCCACGCGAAGGCCGGATCGTCCGCCCCGCCCAGATCGAACGCCGTGGTCGGGGTACTGGCCTTCGCCGGGATCGTGGTCTCGCTGATGCAGACCCTGGTCATCCCGATCGTTCCCGAGCTGCCCCGCTATCTGGACGCCTCCCCCTCGAACGCCGCCTGGGCGATCACCGCCACCCTGCTGGCCGCCGCCGTCGCCACCCCGGTCGTCGGCCGCCTCGGGGACATGTTCGGCAAGCGCCGCCTGCTGCTCGTCAGCGTCGTGCTGCTGGTGTCCGGCTCGGTCGTCTGCGCCCTGAGCGACTCGCTCGTCCCGATGGTCGTCGGCCGCACGCTCCAGGGCCTGTCGGCGGCCGTCGTCCCGCTCGGCATCAGCATCATGCGGGACGTCCTGCCCGCCGAGCGGCTCGCCGGCTCCACCGCCCTGATGAGCGCCTCCCTGGGTGTCGGCGGCGCCCTCGGCCTGCCCGCGGCCGCCTTCATCGCCGACCGCTACGACTGGCACATGCTGTTCTGGATCTCCGCCGCGCTCGGTGTCCTCGCCCTGGCGCTGCTGGTGCTGATCGTGCCCGAGTCGAAGGTCCGCACCGGCGGCAGCTTCGACCTGCCCGGCGCCCTCGGTCTGTCCGCCGCGCTGGTCTCCCTGCTGCTGGCCGTCTCCAAGGGCGGCGACTGGGGCTGGACCAGCGGCACGACGCTGGGGCTGTTCGCCACCGCGGTCGTGGTCTTCCTGCTGTGGGGACGCTACGAACTGCGCACCGCCCAGCCGCTGGTGGACCTGCGCACCACCGCCCGCCGCCAGGTGCTGTTCACCAACCTCGCCTCGATCGCGCTCGGCTTCTCGATGTTCGCCGTGTCGCTCGTCCTGCCGCAGGTCCTCCAGCTGCCCGAGCAGACCGGCTACGGGCTGGGCAAGTCCATGCTGGCCGTCGGCCTGATCCTGGCCCCGCAGGGGCTGGTGATGATGGCCATGTCCGCCGTCTCCGCCGCCCTCACCAAGGCGAAGGGCCCCAAGGTCACCCTGATGATCGGCGCGGTCGTCGTGGCCGCCGGGTACGCGCTGAGCCTCGCGCTGATGTCCGAGGTCTGGCACATCGTCCTGGTCGCCTGTGTCATCGGCGGCGGTGTCGGTTTCGCCTACGGGGCCATGCCCGCCCTGATCATGGCAGCGGTGCCGGCCTCCGAGACGGCGGCGGCCAACAGCCTCAACACCCTGATGCGCTCCATGGGAACGTCGTTCGCCAGCGCCCTCGCGGGCGTCATCCTGGCGCAGCTCACCACCGACTTCGGGGGCCATGCCCTGCCCTCCGAGAACGGCTTCAAGACGGTCATGGCCATCGGCGCCGGAGCGGCCCTCCTGGCCTTCCTCCTCGCCTCCTTCCTGCCGCGACGGCAGGCCGCGGGCGAACCGGCCGAGCCGGCCGAAGCCCCCGCCGAGACGGCCGTGGTGTAG
- a CDS encoding MarR family winged helix-turn-helix transcriptional regulator, protein MPTPHPVAEPASTALAEIEQALTRLTHLAGRARQHERVMAESGLALDRAAAAVLQHIAGGEPSRPGVLAARLSVEASHVTRQLRHLERAGYVVRVADPADRRAQLVRLTGAGLAAVERMREVRRRGMEMALSDWTPGELRQLAVLLRRLLDDFVTHTESALDAGSPTRGAGERRT, encoded by the coding sequence ATGCCCACACCACATCCCGTGGCGGAGCCCGCCTCGACGGCGCTCGCCGAGATCGAGCAGGCCCTCACGCGCCTCACCCACCTGGCCGGCCGGGCCCGGCAGCACGAGCGGGTGATGGCCGAGTCGGGACTGGCCCTGGACCGGGCCGCCGCGGCGGTCCTGCAGCACATCGCCGGGGGCGAGCCGTCACGCCCCGGCGTACTGGCCGCCCGGCTGTCGGTGGAGGCCTCCCACGTCACTCGGCAGCTGCGGCACCTGGAGCGGGCCGGCTATGTCGTCCGCGTCGCCGACCCGGCCGACCGGCGCGCCCAGCTCGTCCGGCTCACCGGGGCCGGTCTGGCCGCCGTCGAGCGCATGCGGGAGGTCCGTCGGCGGGGCATGGAGATGGCGCTGTCCGACTGGACCCCCGGGGAGCTGCGGCAGCTCGCCGTGCTCCTCCGCAGGCTCCTCGACGACTTCGTCACGCACACCGAGAGCGCCCTCGACGCCGGATCTCCCACGCGCGGCGCGGGGGAGCGGCGGACGTAG
- a CDS encoding SpoIIE family protein phosphatase — protein MEGRVPEDLAVVVDARGAITAWSDGARRLLGYDAAEIVGRSVTELLTADLPESTRRHVADRQRWAGEVALRHRDGDRVAVRLQGTPLTDANRERLWLVTGIAPAHTARRAGQEAPPLWDLTLSQLPVPVAVYDREARLVAANATMAQVMGRTEEEMRGLTLWEIHPSWPFDEYDRLQHEVLRTGEMIFHEEHGLAPGETRRHAWSMYMSPLKDETGTVQGLSATVFDTTEQSWARRRLAVLNDASLRIGSTLDVARTADELAEVAVSGFADFVTVDLLESVALGDEPEPLPPDAPVTVRRTAQRSVLEGCPESVIPSGDTTVYPVGTLPVRTLVAGRGSRHRPGDPGMREWISSSPARAESVAKHMIHSVMMVPLRARGVTLGLVHFLRHRTPEPFSEDDLLLAEEIAARAAVSVDNARRYTRERRTALALQRSLLPDRPPDLAAMEVAYRYLPTGSGAEIGGDWFDVIPLSGARVALVVGDVVGHGIHASATMGRLRTAVRTLADVDLAPDELLTQLDDLVLRLDREEGPEVRGRSAEASGQVGATCLYAVYDPVSRRCTMARAGHPQPALVTPDGDVRFLDLPAGPPLGLGGLPFESAEVRLEENSLLALYTDGLIEAADHDIEVGLGLLRRALGSPADALEETCDQVLRTVLAGRSADDIVLMLARTAALDAGQVHTWRLPPDPAAVARARKLAGGQLSDWGLTEVAFTTELIVSELVTNALRYGGAPIELRLIRDSTLICEVSDGSNTAPHLRRARVFDEGGRGLLLVAQLSDRWGTRQTATGKTIWAEQPLPAETSG, from the coding sequence GTGGAGGGACGCGTACCGGAGGATCTCGCGGTCGTCGTCGATGCCCGCGGGGCGATCACGGCGTGGAGCGACGGTGCCCGCCGCCTGCTCGGATACGACGCCGCCGAGATCGTGGGCAGGTCCGTCACCGAGCTGCTCACCGCCGACCTCCCGGAATCCACCCGGCGACATGTGGCCGACAGGCAGCGGTGGGCGGGCGAGGTGGCGCTGCGGCACCGGGACGGCGACCGGGTCGCGGTGCGGCTGCAGGGAACGCCCCTGACGGACGCGAACCGCGAGCGGCTCTGGCTGGTGACCGGCATCGCACCTGCGCACACGGCGCGACGGGCCGGACAGGAAGCCCCGCCCCTGTGGGACCTCACGCTCTCCCAGCTCCCGGTACCGGTGGCGGTCTACGACCGTGAGGCCCGGCTGGTGGCCGCCAACGCGACCATGGCGCAGGTGATGGGCCGGACCGAGGAGGAGATGAGGGGCCTGACGCTGTGGGAGATCCACCCCAGCTGGCCCTTCGACGAGTACGACCGCCTCCAGCACGAGGTCCTGCGCACCGGCGAGATGATCTTCCACGAGGAGCACGGCCTGGCCCCGGGCGAGACCCGGCGGCACGCCTGGTCCATGTACATGTCGCCGCTGAAGGACGAGACCGGCACGGTCCAGGGGCTGTCCGCGACCGTGTTCGACACCACGGAGCAGTCCTGGGCCCGCCGCCGGCTGGCGGTGCTCAACGACGCGAGCCTGCGCATCGGCAGCACCCTGGACGTGGCCCGGACGGCGGACGAGCTGGCCGAGGTGGCCGTGAGCGGGTTCGCGGACTTCGTCACCGTGGACCTGCTGGAGTCCGTCGCCCTCGGGGACGAGCCGGAACCGCTGCCGCCGGACGCGCCGGTCACCGTACGGCGCACCGCGCAGCGATCGGTGCTGGAGGGCTGCCCCGAGTCGGTGATCCCCTCCGGGGACACGACCGTCTACCCGGTGGGCACGCTGCCGGTGCGGACGCTCGTCGCCGGCCGGGGCTCCCGGCACCGGCCGGGGGATCCGGGGATGCGGGAGTGGATCAGCTCCTCGCCCGCCCGCGCCGAGTCCGTGGCCAAGCACATGATCCACTCGGTGATGATGGTGCCGCTGCGCGCCCGGGGCGTGACGCTGGGGCTGGTGCACTTCCTGCGGCACCGGACGCCGGAGCCCTTCAGCGAGGACGACCTGCTGCTCGCTGAGGAGATCGCGGCCAGGGCGGCGGTGAGCGTGGACAACGCCCGCCGCTACACCCGGGAACGCCGTACGGCACTGGCGCTCCAGCGCAGCCTGCTGCCCGACCGGCCTCCGGACCTGGCGGCGATGGAGGTCGCCTACCGCTATCTGCCGACCGGTTCCGGGGCGGAGATCGGCGGCGACTGGTTCGACGTGATCCCGCTGTCCGGCGCCCGGGTCGCCCTGGTCGTGGGCGACGTGGTGGGCCACGGCATCCACGCCTCGGCCACGATGGGACGGCTGCGGACCGCCGTACGGACGCTCGCGGATGTCGATCTCGCCCCCGACGAGCTGCTCACCCAGCTGGACGATCTCGTCCTGAGGCTCGACCGGGAGGAGGGCCCGGAGGTGCGCGGGCGCTCGGCGGAGGCGTCGGGGCAGGTCGGAGCGACCTGTCTGTACGCCGTGTACGACCCGGTGTCCCGCCGCTGCACCATGGCCCGCGCCGGGCATCCGCAGCCTGCGCTGGTCACGCCCGACGGCGACGTGCGGTTTCTCGATCTGCCGGCCGGGCCGCCGCTGGGCCTGGGCGGTCTGCCGTTCGAGTCGGCCGAGGTGCGGCTGGAGGAGAACAGCCTGCTCGCCCTCTACACCGACGGGCTGATCGAGGCCGCCGACCATGACATCGAGGTCGGGCTCGGCCTGCTGCGCCGGGCGCTGGGCAGCCCGGCCGACGCGCTGGAGGAGACCTGTGACCAGGTGCTGCGCACCGTGCTGGCGGGCCGTTCCGCCGACGACATCGTGCTGATGCTGGCCCGGACCGCCGCGCTCGACGCCGGGCAGGTGCACACCTGGCGGCTCCCGCCCGACCCCGCCGCCGTGGCCCGCGCCCGCAAACTGGCGGGCGGACAACTGTCCGACTGGGGGCTGACGGAGGTGGCGTTCACCACGGAGCTGATCGTCAGCGAACTGGTCACCAACGCCCTGCGCTACGGCGGCGCCCCCATCGAACTGCGGCTGATCCGCGACTCGACCCTCATCTGCGAGGTGTCCGACGGCAGCAACACCGCTCCCCATCTGCGCCGGGCCCGCGTCTTCGACGAGGGCGGACGCGGCCTGCTCCTCGTCGCCCAGCTCTCCGACCGCTGGGGCACCCGCCAGACCGCCACGGGCAAGACGATCTGGGCGGAACAGCCGCTGCCCGCCGAGACGTCCGGCTGA
- a CDS encoding GntR family transcriptional regulator, with amino-acid sequence MQQLATEPKGGQPSVGEPGSEELSLAERAYRAIRDRLVMLEIRPGAPIHEEQLAQSLGVGRTPVREALKRLQYERLITTFPRRGTFATEVNITDLAHISEVRQELEPLAAAQAARRATATDRAVLTALRQELASAHSARHDDTALMHLDLQVHRAVYAAAHNPYLEDTLVRHDNLATRIWCLFLDRLSDMAGHVEEHGPLIEAIVAGEPEKAARLARGHVEGFERAIRAAI; translated from the coding sequence ATGCAGCAGCTGGCGACCGAGCCCAAAGGCGGACAGCCGAGCGTCGGAGAGCCCGGGAGCGAGGAGCTGTCGCTCGCCGAGCGGGCCTACCGCGCCATCCGCGACCGGCTCGTCATGCTCGAGATCCGCCCGGGCGCGCCGATCCACGAGGAGCAGCTCGCGCAGTCCCTCGGCGTCGGACGGACACCGGTGCGCGAGGCCCTCAAGCGGCTCCAGTACGAGCGGCTGATCACGACCTTCCCCCGGCGCGGCACCTTCGCCACCGAGGTCAACATCACGGACCTGGCCCATATCTCCGAGGTGCGCCAGGAACTGGAGCCGCTGGCCGCCGCCCAGGCCGCGCGCCGCGCCACGGCCACGGACCGGGCGGTCCTGACGGCCCTGCGGCAGGAGCTGGCGAGCGCGCACTCCGCCCGGCACGACGACACCGCGCTCATGCACCTGGATCTCCAGGTCCACCGCGCCGTCTACGCCGCCGCGCACAACCCTTACCTGGAGGACACCCTCGTCCGCCACGACAACCTCGCCACCCGCATCTGGTGCCTGTTCCTCGACCGCCTGTCGGACATGGCCGGTCACGTCGAGGAGCACGGTCCGCTGATCGAGGCGATCGTGGCGGGCGAACCGGAGAAGGCGGCGCGGCTCGCCCGCGGTCATGTCGAGGGGTTCGAGCGGGCGATCCGCGCGGCCATCTGA
- a CDS encoding serine hydroxymethyltransferase, which yields MATSPSTSTLASPLALTLGELDPDVATAVHAELHRQQSTLEMIASENFAPAAVLEAQGSVLTNKYAEGYPGRRYYGGCAHVDAVERLAIARVKELFGAEHANVQPHSGAQANAAAMSALLDPGDTILGLDLAHGGHLTHGMRLNYSGKLYDVVPYHVRASDLRVDMDEVERLALAHRPRMIVAGWSAYARRLDFAAFRRIADQVGAYLLVDMAHFAGLVAAGLHPSPVPYADVVTTTTHKTLGGPRGGVILSRAGLAKKIDSAVFPGQQGGPLQHVIAAKAVAFKVAAGEEFKERQQRTLHGARILAGRLLADDVAEAGITVLTGGTEVHLVLVDLRNSALDGQQAEDRLHRVGITVNRNAVPFDPRPPMVSSGLRIGTPALATRGFGDAEFREVADIIAQALKGEQPEDALRARVGRLAAAFPLYPHLSHANGGAA from the coding sequence ATGGCAACCAGCCCGTCGACCAGCACACTCGCCTCCCCCCTCGCCCTGACGCTCGGCGAACTCGACCCGGACGTCGCCACCGCCGTGCACGCCGAGCTGCACCGCCAGCAGTCCACCCTCGAGATGATCGCCTCGGAGAACTTCGCCCCGGCCGCCGTCCTGGAGGCCCAGGGCTCGGTCCTGACCAACAAGTACGCCGAGGGCTACCCGGGCCGCCGCTACTACGGCGGCTGCGCACACGTCGACGCCGTCGAGCGGCTGGCCATCGCCCGGGTGAAGGAACTGTTCGGCGCCGAGCACGCCAACGTCCAGCCGCACTCGGGCGCCCAGGCCAACGCCGCCGCGATGTCCGCGCTGCTCGACCCGGGCGACACCATCCTCGGGCTCGACCTGGCGCACGGCGGCCATCTGACCCACGGCATGCGCCTCAACTACTCCGGCAAGCTCTACGACGTCGTGCCGTACCACGTGCGCGCGTCGGATCTGCGCGTCGACATGGACGAGGTCGAGCGACTCGCCCTCGCGCACCGGCCCCGGATGATCGTCGCCGGGTGGTCGGCCTACGCCCGGCGGCTGGACTTCGCCGCGTTCCGGCGGATCGCCGACCAGGTGGGCGCGTATCTCCTCGTCGACATGGCGCACTTCGCCGGGCTGGTGGCCGCCGGCCTCCACCCCAGCCCGGTGCCGTACGCCGACGTCGTCACGACCACCACGCACAAGACCCTCGGCGGTCCGCGCGGCGGTGTGATCCTCAGCCGGGCCGGCCTGGCCAAGAAGATCGACTCGGCGGTCTTCCCCGGCCAGCAGGGCGGCCCGCTGCAGCATGTCATCGCGGCCAAGGCGGTCGCCTTCAAGGTGGCGGCGGGGGAGGAGTTCAAAGAACGCCAGCAGCGCACCCTGCACGGCGCCCGCATCCTCGCCGGACGGCTGCTCGCCGACGACGTCGCCGAGGCCGGGATCACGGTGCTCACCGGTGGCACCGAGGTCCACCTCGTCCTCGTCGACCTGCGCAACTCCGCGCTCGACGGGCAGCAGGCCGAGGACCGGCTGCACCGCGTCGGCATCACCGTCAACCGCAACGCGGTGCCGTTCGACCCCCGCCCGCCCATGGTCTCGTCGGGGCTGCGCATCGGCACCCCGGCCCTGGCCACACGCGGCTTCGGCGACGCCGAGTTCCGCGAGGTCGCCGACATCATCGCCCAGGCCCTCAAGGGCGAACAGCCCGAGGACGCACTGCGCGCCCGGGTCGGCAGGCTCGCCGCCGCCTTCCCCCTCTACCCCCACCTGTCCCACGCGAACGGAGGCGCCGCATGA
- a CDS encoding sarcosine oxidase subunit beta family protein, whose protein sequence is MTAQPLPEHPDFLWRTPEPRSSYDVVIVGAGGHGLATAYYLAKNHGITNIAVLEKGWLAGGNMARNTTIIRSNYLWDESAAIYEHALKLWERLPEELDYDFLFSQRGVLNLAHTLQDVREGVRRANANRLNGVDAQWLEPDEVAKVCPILNVSPRTRYPVLGATFQPRAGIAKHDHVAWALARRADELGVDLIQGCEVTGFLKDGDRVVGVETNRGRIHAGRVGLAAAGHSSVLAERAGVRLPVQSHPLQALVSELHEPVHPTVVMSNHVHVYVSQAHKGELVMGAGVDSYNGYGQRGSFHVIERQMAAAVELFPVFARAHVLRTWGGIVDVTPDASPIIGRTPVENLYVNCGWGTGGFKATPAVGWTFAHTLATGEPHPLNAPFALERFTTGALIDEHGAAAVAH, encoded by the coding sequence ATGACCGCCCAGCCGCTGCCGGAGCACCCGGACTTCCTGTGGCGCACCCCCGAGCCGCGCTCCTCGTACGACGTCGTCATCGTCGGCGCGGGCGGCCACGGCCTGGCCACCGCCTACTACCTCGCCAAGAACCACGGCATCACCAACATCGCCGTCCTGGAGAAGGGCTGGCTGGCCGGCGGCAACATGGCCCGCAACACCACGATCATCCGCTCCAACTACCTCTGGGACGAGAGCGCGGCGATCTACGAACACGCGCTGAAACTGTGGGAGCGGCTCCCCGAGGAGCTGGACTACGACTTCCTGTTCAGCCAGCGAGGCGTCCTTAACCTCGCGCACACCCTCCAGGACGTCCGCGAGGGCGTGCGCCGGGCCAACGCCAACCGGCTCAACGGAGTCGACGCCCAGTGGCTCGAACCGGACGAGGTCGCCAAGGTCTGCCCCATCCTCAACGTCTCGCCCCGCACCCGCTACCCGGTCCTCGGCGCCACCTTCCAGCCCCGGGCCGGCATCGCCAAGCACGACCACGTCGCCTGGGCGCTGGCCCGCCGCGCCGACGAGCTGGGCGTGGACCTGATCCAGGGCTGCGAGGTCACCGGCTTCCTCAAGGACGGCGACCGCGTCGTGGGCGTCGAGACGAACCGGGGCCGCATCCACGCCGGGCGGGTCGGCCTCGCGGCGGCCGGGCACAGCAGCGTGCTGGCCGAACGGGCGGGCGTACGGCTGCCGGTGCAGTCCCATCCGTTGCAGGCGCTGGTCTCCGAGCTGCACGAGCCGGTGCACCCGACGGTGGTGATGTCGAACCACGTGCACGTCTACGTCTCCCAGGCCCACAAGGGCGAGCTGGTGATGGGCGCCGGCGTCGACTCCTACAACGGCTACGGGCAGCGCGGCTCCTTCCACGTCATCGAGCGGCAGATGGCCGCCGCCGTCGAGCTGTTCCCCGTCTTCGCCCGCGCGCACGTCCTGCGCACCTGGGGCGGCATCGTCGACGTCACCCCGGACGCCTCCCCGATCATCGGCCGGACCCCCGTCGAGAACCTCTACGTCAACTGCGGCTGGGGCACCGGCGGTTTCAAGGCCACCCCGGCCGTCGGCTGGACCTTCGCGCACACCCTCGCCACCGGTGAGCCGCATCCGCTGAACGCCCCCTTCGCCCTGGAACGCTTCACCACGGGCGCCCTGATCGACGAACACGGCGCGGCGGCCGTGGCCCACTGA
- a CDS encoding sarcosine oxidase subunit delta: protein MLLITCPWCGPRDETEYHYGGQAHVPHPENPGELTDEQWAAYVFYRDNPKGPFAERWMHSIGCRRWFNVLRDTATHEVLTSYRLDEPRPGGNR, encoded by the coding sequence GTGCTGCTCATCACCTGCCCCTGGTGCGGTCCGCGCGACGAGACCGAGTACCACTACGGCGGCCAGGCCCACGTCCCCCACCCCGAGAACCCGGGCGAACTCACCGACGAGCAGTGGGCCGCGTACGTCTTCTACCGGGACAACCCCAAGGGCCCCTTCGCGGAACGGTGGATGCACAGCATCGGCTGCCGCCGCTGGTTCAACGTCCTGCGCGACACCGCCACCCACGAGGTGCTGACCTCGTACCGCCTCGACGAGCCCCGTCCCGGAGGGAACCGATGA